The Hymenobacter sp. DG01 sequence GGCCTCCAGGCGGGCCTTCTGGAGCTGATAAAGCGGCGGCTTAGGCATCGTGGGTTACTTCGGTTCCGGTGGTGTCCTGCTTTACGGTTTCTACCTGCACGGGGCATAGTTGAAGCCCGCCGCTGCGCTCGGCCACGCGCTGGCAAAACGTTTCCCAGGTTTGCTGCTGCACTTTGCGGCCCACACCCAGCGTGTCGTAGGTCAGGGCCACTAGCCCGTCGCGGGAGCGGGCCTTCGAGTGAATTTCGAAGCGCAGCGTATCGGGCAGGGAGGCGTGGGGGCGCAGCGTGAAGCAGATGCGACCAGCCTCGGGGTGGTTTTCGAGGGTAGCCAGCTCAAAGAAGTCGGGGCCTATTTCCGTCACGCGCACCTCCCCATTCCAGGGCCCCAGTATTTTGATATGAAACTCGTCGCCCACGTTCAGGCCAGTGCCGTGGCCTTGTTTCTTCTCGAAGTCGGCCAGGGAATCCGGGGCATATTCGGGCAGGTGGCTTTTGATGTGCTGCAGCAGTTCGGAGGCCGACTGGCGCGGGTGCTGCACATCTACCCAGTAGCGGCGCTCGAAAAATGGGCCGCTGCCGGTGTGGGCGGGTTGTTCAGCTTTAGACATGGCAGGGAAAGGTAGTTGACCAGAATAACGTAGGTGGCCGACCGGGGTTGTAGCCCAGCCAGGGGGTAGGCGCCCGATAACCCCGCTGCGGCCGGGGTAGTAGAAGTAGCATTCACTTGCCCTACCCCCCTCTGCCCATGGCCTACTACCGCCCGCCCGGCCTAGCCCCCGACCCCATCATCGTGCGTGACCTCACGCGCCAGCAAGACGAAATGCGCACTCTGGTCCGGCTGGAGCCCTTGCCCCATGAGCCCCAGCTTATTGCCGGCTGCGACTCCTCGTTCCCTACCCCCGAAACGGTGCTGTCGGTGTTTGTGGTGCTGCGTTTTCCCTCCCTCGAAGTGGTGGAGAGGGTGTACCATACCAGCCCCGTAACCCTGCCCTATATTCCGGGCCTGTTGTCTTTCCGCGAGGCCCCCAACCTGCTGCTGGCCTACGAAAAGCTCCGGCACCAGCCCGACGTGATTATGGTGGACGGCCACGGTATTGCCCACCCACGCCGCATGGGTATTGCCGCCCACCTGGGCGTCATGCTCGATGTGCCTACGTTTGGAGTAGCTAAGCAGAAGCTTACCGGCACCTATCAGGAGCCGGCCCTTACTAAAGGCAGCCTCTCGCCCCTTACCGACAAAAACGGGGAGCTATTAGGAGAGGTCATTCGCAGTAAAGACAAGGTGAACCCATTATTCGTGAGCCCCGGCCACCGCTGCGACCAGGCCACGGCTACCCGCCTCACGCTGGCTTGCCTGCGCGGGTATAAGCTGCCGGAGCCCACCCGCCTGGCCGACCACTGGGCCGAAGAGTTTAAAAAAGACCTGAAGTAAGATTACCGTCCTTTGTTCCCGGTTAACTCCTATAAATCAAACTCTTGTCCTTTCCCTCTGCCATATGCCTTAGGGTACCGGCTGTTTGTAGGCCGATGTGCTTGTTGAGCTTGTCTGGGGCATTATTTCCCTTTTGCACCCCGCTACTCATGAAAATGCAGTAGCGGGGTATTATTTTAATAAGACTATATTTTATGCAAAATACATGAATACATATACACAACTAATTATTGTGTCAAAACGCCTTGATTGTTGAAATAAGTTCATACATACTTTGTTTTGATTAATGATCTGGCGTTTATTCGTCCCGATACATGAGTTTTTTCATAATCAAATACGCAAGTATGAAGAAAGCTTTACTCTTGTGCCCTCTGGTAGCATTGGCACTTACTGGTCAGGAAGCCTGGGCTCAGACCCA is a genomic window containing:
- the nfi gene encoding deoxyribonuclease V (cleaves DNA at apurinic or apyrimidinic sites); the protein is MAYYRPPGLAPDPIIVRDLTRQQDEMRTLVRLEPLPHEPQLIAGCDSSFPTPETVLSVFVVLRFPSLEVVERVYHTSPVTLPYIPGLLSFREAPNLLLAYEKLRHQPDVIMVDGHGIAHPRRMGIAAHLGVMLDVPTFGVAKQKLTGTYQEPALTKGSLSPLTDKNGELLGEVIRSKDKVNPLFVSPGHRCDQATATRLTLACLRGYKLPEPTRLADHWAEEFKKDLK